The window TACGGTCCGGCTATCGACAAGGGTTTCTACTACGATTTGATGACACCGACCCCGATCCAGCAGTCGGATTTCGAGCGCATCGAAAAGCGCATGAAGGAAATCATCAAGGAAGACCGTCCGTTTACCCGTTGCGAAGTCAGCGCCGCCGATGGCCTGAAGCGCACCGAAGGCGACAAGTACAAGACGGACAACGCTGAACGAGCTCTCGCCCGCGAAGGTAGCGACGGCACTCTCAGCTTCTACGTGACTGGCGAACCGGGCAAGAACTTTGAAGACCTCTGCGCCGGCCCCCACGTGCCTTCTACCGGCAAGCTCAAGAATTTCAAGGTGCTCTCGATGTCGGGCGCCTACTGGCACGGTGACCAGAACAGCGACCAGCTGACCCGCGTGTACGGCACCTGCTTTGCCGACAAGGAAGGTCTCGAAACTTACCTGAAGTTCCTGGAAGAGGCCGAAAAGCGCGACCACCGCAAGATCGGTAAGGAAATGGACCTCTACCATATCGAAGACCATTCTCCGGGCATGGTGTTCTGGCACCCGAAGGGCACCAAGATGGTGAACGCCCTGAAGGACTACATCCGTGGCAAGATTGACCGTCGCGGCTACCTCGAAGTGATCACGCCGGAAATTGTGAACAAGACTTTGTGGATCAAGTCCGGCCACGCCGACAAGTACAACGAGAACATGTTCAAGACGCTGGCTGGCGACGTGGAAATGGCCGTGAAGCCGATGAACTGCCCCTGCCACATCCAGATTTTCAACACCGGGCTCCGCAGCTGGCGCGACCTTCCGATGCGCCTTGCCGAATTCGGTAAGTGCCACCGTTATGAACCTGCCGGTACGATGCACGGCCTTATGCGCGTGCGCGGCTTTGTGCAGGATGACGCCCACATCTTCTGTACCGAAGACCAGATTGCAAGCGAAGTGGCCGACTTCTGTGCCCTCGTGAAGGAAATCTACCACGACTTCGGTTTTGACGATATCGTGGTGAAGTTCTCCACCCGCCCGGAAAAGCGCGTGGGTTCCGACGAAATCTGGGACAAGGCTGAAGCCGCCCTCGCCGAAGCCACGAAGCTCGCTGGCCTCGACTACATTCTGAACCCGGGTGAAGGCGCCTTCTACGGCCCGAAGCTCGAATTCACGCTGAAGGACAGCCTCGGTCGTGACTGGCAGTGCGGTACCATCCAGGTGG of the uncultured Fibrobacter sp. genome contains:
- the thrS gene encoding threonine--tRNA ligase; translated protein: YGPAIDKGFYYDLMTPTPIQQSDFERIEKRMKEIIKEDRPFTRCEVSAADGLKRTEGDKYKTDNAERALAREGSDGTLSFYVTGEPGKNFEDLCAGPHVPSTGKLKNFKVLSMSGAYWHGDQNSDQLTRVYGTCFADKEGLETYLKFLEEAEKRDHRKIGKEMDLYHIEDHSPGMVFWHPKGTKMVNALKDYIRGKIDRRGYLEVITPEIVNKTLWIKSGHADKYNENMFKTLAGDVEMAVKPMNCPCHIQIFNTGLRSWRDLPMRLAEFGKCHRYEPAGTMHGLMRVRGFVQDDAHIFCTEDQIASEVADFCALVKEIYHDFGFDDIVVKFSTRPEKRVGSDEIWDKAEAALAEATKLAGLDYILNPGEGAFYGPKLEFTLKDSLGRDWQCGTIQVDFNLPMRLGAEYVGKDNQKHVPVMLHRAAVGSIERFLGILIEEFMGDFPLWLAPVQARVLPISEKFVDYAKQVERELVNAGVRVEVDESNEKLGYKIRQCELQKVPYLLIVGEKEVADGVVSVRRRKEGDKGSMTVQAFLNMTADDRKVVR